The region ACGGCGTAATCCGTACTGCGGGCAAGCTCAGACTGCCCGTTTCCGTCAACTGTGCTTGGCTGAGTTTAAGCTGCACTTTACCTGCTACATGACCACCTGGCACAGCAGGGTTCAGTGTTAGCCCTTGTAACTCGGGGACAAAATACTTACCTGGCCAGCCAGCCATTTTTTGTAGCAAGCGATACATATCATCCTCGATGGCGCGCAGTTCGCTCAAGTCTCTGTTACCGGCAGTCAGATTAGACTGGATCTGAATCGAGATATTACACTGTGTCTCTTCAACAACTTCTAACACCACTTTGGCTTTATCTAAATCCAGCTCTTTATCTTCCGTTAAGGTAAATTGACCGTGAGGGAGCACAGTGACCTGCCCGCGGACCTCATCATCCACACGAATAACACCGGATTCTATGGTGCACAGGCCTTGGCCGTCGGCGCGGCTTAAATAAAAGCCCAGCTCTGCCTGCTCAACCTTGGCTTTTTTCACCTTGGCGAGGTACTTATAAAATCCGCTGTAATCAAGCTCTAAGGTTTGGGCTTGTAGCATGGGCGAACCAAAAGTGAGGGTCAGTACCGCACACCAGGCTAAAAGACGGGAAGTTTTCATGCTTCAAATTTATCCTTGCTGCTATTTAATGACGGTGGCTGTGCTGAGAGAACATCGCTATTAAGCCCTGCATCTTTATTGTCCGTCTCACCTTCTACACCGCACACCTCACGATAGATGATGCCCTTCACCACCATAAACAGCGGCGCCACCCAAATCAGGGCTATGCCTAAGCTCAAAATCGCGACGATAAACATCAAGATAAAGAACACTTGAATCGCCAGCAGCTGCAGCCACTGACGACTAAACAGTTTAAGCGAGGTCATAATGGCTTGCAGTGGCGTAAAGCCTTTTTCCAGTATTAATGGAAAGGTAAACATTAAGGCCACGCTTAGCAGCAACATTGGCAGCATAGTTAATACCGCCGGCAAGCCCAGCATCTGGATCACGGCCATTAGCGCAGCGCTTAATATTCCCATCAGTAGGCTGGCGGCGGCCAGCGGTACCAAGGAGCCAAAATAATTAAAAATCTGATTGGGTCGGATGGGTTTATCGACACTGCGAGCAATGCCCATCATATCCAGCGCCGCCGTCATGGGAGCCAGCCCCATGGAAACCAGCAAGCCTAACAAACTGAGTTGCCAAGAGGCCTCTTCTGGATTGGGGACCAAACGGGTCGACACTTGGCTGAGTACCAGCCAAAAGCCAGCCACGCCTAAGGCCGCCAAAATCAGGGGCATCTTGGCACCATTAATGCGCGCCCAACCTTCTTTAAAAATAGCTTTGGGCTCCAACGTAAAGCCTTGTTGTAACGACTGCTGCAGTCGAGCAAAACGGGGTTCGTTCATCATCATATCTCTTACTTAAGATAGCGCCATTATACCCAAGGAAGCAGCGGATGGCTGCACACTCAAGTCATTATTAACACAAGGAAATTAAAAGCGGCGCTATACTGGCCATAAACAATAAATGTGCGCATCGCGGTTACAAAGATTCGCTTGGCTTTAGGCTGGGTACTGACTAGAATGCGCGCTCTTTTTTCTCCTAAAACGCAGTGCGTTTTCATCGAGGTGGTTAAGGGTACATGGTGGAACAATCTCTTCCTCTAGTCTCGTTGACGAGCATCAGTAAAACATTCGACGGTAAAGCCATCATAGATAATTTGGACTTGTCCATTTATGACGGTGAATTCCTCACTATTTTAGGCCCCTCTGGCTGCGGAAAAACCACCGTATTACGCCTGATTGCCGGCTTAGAGCAAGCGGACATTGGCCGCATTAGCTTGGCCGGTCACGATATTACGGACGTGCCCGCCGAACACCGCAACGTCAATACGGTGTTTCAAAGCTATGCCCTGTTCCCGCATATGACGCTGTTTGAGAACGTGGCCTTTGGTCTGCGTATGCAAAAACTGCCTAACGCCGAGATCAAGCCGCGCGTCATAGAAGCCTTAACAATGGTGCAACTGGAGGCCATGAGCGATCGCTTTCCCCATCAGTTATCCGGAGGTCAGCAGCAACGTGTGGCCATCGCGCGGGCCGTGGTTAATCGGCCCAAAGTGTTATTGCTCGATGAATCATTAAGTGCGCTGGATTATAAGTTACGCAAACAAATGCAAAGTGAGCTGAAGCAATTGCAGCGCCGCTTAGGCATTACCTTTGTGTTTGTGACTCATGATCAA is a window of Oceanisphaera sp. IT1-181 DNA encoding:
- the potA gene encoding spermidine/putrescine ABC transporter ATP-binding protein PotA, whose translation is MVEQSLPLVSLTSISKTFDGKAIIDNLDLSIYDGEFLTILGPSGCGKTTVLRLIAGLEQADIGRISLAGHDITDVPAEHRNVNTVFQSYALFPHMTLFENVAFGLRMQKLPNAEIKPRVIEALTMVQLEAMSDRFPHQLSGGQQQRVAIARAVVNRPKVLLLDESLSALDYKLRKQMQSELKQLQRRLGITFVFVTHDQEEALSMSDRILVMQAGKIVQDGTPREIYESPANLFVARFIGEINVLDGVLLTQAQTAGAWHAKVEGRDCIVHSPLAFNAGDKVCVLLRPEDLRMSVCKADATDIATGVAGRIVERLYKGATLESRVELSSGQHILVSEFFDEDDPDFDYRLGEQVNITWVDSWEVVLPYEQH
- a CDS encoding DUF2987 domain-containing protein — its product is MKTSRLLAWCAVLTLTFGSPMLQAQTLELDYSGFYKYLAKVKKAKVEQAELGFYLSRADGQGLCTIESGVIRVDDEVRGQVTVLPHGQFTLTEDKELDLDKAKVVLEVVEETQCNISIQIQSNLTAGNRDLSELRAIEDDMYRLLQKMAGWPGKYFVPELQGLTLNPAVPGGHVAGKVQLKLSQAQLTETGSLSLPAVRITPWF